Proteins encoded in a region of the Paenibacillus sp. E222 genome:
- a CDS encoding GNAT family N-acetyltransferase has translation MQIRPAREGDAEAVAHVHTESWKTTYRGIVPDDFLDNLTTESRLSQWERNIRSGEKDQILVVAEQEDGKIVGFACGGKEREGKLPYDAELYAIYLLKEVQQTGIGQQLARHVVRYLLSLDMRNLLIWALEQNSACRFYEKMGGTPVQTQHIRIGGQDLLEVAYGWEDLTLFGEKTVPGS, from the coding sequence ATGCAAATCAGACCAGCGCGTGAAGGGGATGCAGAAGCCGTAGCCCATGTACATACAGAGAGTTGGAAGACGACATATCGAGGGATCGTGCCGGATGATTTTTTGGACAATCTGACTACGGAATCAAGGTTGTCCCAATGGGAACGAAATATCCGTTCTGGCGAAAAGGATCAGATTCTGGTGGTGGCTGAGCAGGAAGATGGGAAAATTGTCGGATTCGCCTGCGGTGGAAAGGAACGTGAAGGCAAATTGCCTTACGATGCTGAGTTGTATGCTATTTATTTACTGAAAGAAGTGCAACAAACGGGTATCGGCCAGCAGCTGGCGAGACACGTCGTTCGTTATCTCCTTTCGCTGGATATGAGGAACCTGTTGATTTGGGCACTGGAGCAAAATTCAGCCTGTCGTTTCTATGAAAAAATGGGCGGAACTCCTGTCCAAACCCAGCATATCCGGATTGGCGGTCAAGATCTGTTAGAGGTGGCTTATGGCTGGGAAGACTTGACTCTTTTTGGAGAGAAGACGGTGCCCGGGAGTTGA
- a CDS encoding L,D-transpeptidase, with protein MPDYSIIVDLSDHMLYLLDGSQVVKGYPVAIGKMLTQTPNGVFTIINKQENPGGPFGVLWMGLSAPHYGIHGTNDPSSIGKSVSHGCIRMYNSDVLDLSSKVSVGTQVTIRP; from the coding sequence ATGCCAGATTACAGCATCATCGTGGACCTGTCGGATCATATGTTATATCTTTTGGATGGCTCGCAGGTGGTTAAGGGTTATCCTGTCGCTATAGGCAAGATGCTCACGCAGACGCCTAACGGCGTGTTTACGATTATTAACAAACAAGAGAACCCTGGAGGGCCATTTGGTGTTCTTTGGATGGGGTTGTCGGCGCCGCATTATGGGATTCATGGAACCAATGATCCTTCATCCATTGGCAAATCCGTTTCTCATGGGTGCATACGTATGTATAACTCGGATGTGCTGGACCTTTCTTCGAAAGTGTCAGTGGGCACACAAGTAACGATCCGGCCCTAG
- the rsgA gene encoding ribosome small subunit-dependent GTPase A yields MEKYGWSAKWQELWQQTGMEEQLRKPARIIADHGQLLRLITAEGECWGRVSGRMRHDHEETGIVPAVGDWVATTGQAGEEAIIHSIVPRQSRVSRQAAGPVTKEQLIAANVDTLLIVAALNHDFNLRRLERYIMMAWNGGVRPVIILSKSDLSENVEDQISLVEGIAPGIEVLAISAVQDQGKSLLEKFLSPGTTVALTGSSGSGKSTLVNWMMGESVQLTQAVREDDSRGRHTTTHREIFVLPQGAVLIDTPGMRELNLWDEGQDGLSHAFGEIEQLAAECRFQDCTHTREAGCAVKEAIQEGSLDEKRLGNYLKMQKELKFQQRKEQAASKRRTASSKPVSSRKPKHVRSTKDWEEA; encoded by the coding sequence ATGGAGAAATACGGCTGGTCTGCAAAGTGGCAGGAGCTGTGGCAGCAGACGGGTATGGAAGAACAATTAAGAAAACCGGCAAGAATTATTGCGGATCACGGGCAATTGCTTCGCCTGATTACGGCTGAAGGAGAATGCTGGGGACGGGTATCCGGGCGGATGCGACATGATCATGAGGAGACTGGCATTGTACCAGCCGTTGGGGATTGGGTCGCTACTACAGGGCAAGCTGGAGAAGAAGCCATCATTCACAGCATTGTGCCACGTCAGAGCAGGGTATCCAGACAAGCCGCTGGTCCAGTGACCAAAGAGCAATTGATTGCGGCGAATGTGGATACATTACTGATTGTTGCCGCTCTTAATCATGATTTTAATTTGAGACGGCTCGAAAGATACATTATGATGGCCTGGAATGGTGGAGTCAGACCTGTCATCATTCTAAGTAAAAGCGATCTGAGCGAGAATGTGGAAGACCAAATTTCACTGGTGGAAGGCATCGCTCCTGGGATTGAAGTGTTGGCCATATCGGCTGTTCAGGATCAGGGCAAATCTTTACTTGAAAAATTTCTGTCTCCAGGCACAACGGTTGCCTTGACGGGTTCATCCGGTAGTGGTAAGTCTACCCTGGTCAACTGGATGATGGGCGAGAGTGTACAGCTTACGCAGGCCGTTCGTGAGGACGACAGCCGCGGACGTCATACGACCACTCATCGGGAAATATTTGTACTGCCGCAGGGAGCGGTATTGATTGACACACCGGGAATGCGTGAACTCAATCTTTGGGATGAAGGTCAGGATGGTTTGTCACATGCTTTTGGTGAAATTGAGCAACTTGCTGCGGAATGCAGATTTCAGGATTGCACACATACCCGGGAAGCCGGCTGCGCTGTAAAGGAGGCTATTCAGGAAGGTTCATTGGATGAAAAAAGGCTGGGCAACTACTTGAAAATGCAGAAGGAACTGAAGTTTCAGCAGCGCAAGGAACAGGCGGCATCCAAACGACGGACCGCTTCAAGCAAACCCGTCAGCTCTCGCAAACCGAAACATGTCCGCAGTACAAAAGACTGGGAAGAGGCCTGA
- a CDS encoding metalloregulator ArsR/SmtB family transcription factor → MQLEKIVAYHKALADPTRLRMLLLLSQGELHGQALAEKLNLSQPTVTHHASKLREAALIKERREKNTVFFSLNPYFIREHAQASVDFIFRQEEVADMSDVNETLKASVMRNFFSKDGRLRQIPAQYKKKLIVLGHLVEQLEFGRKYTEKEINAFIQNYHEDFATIRREFIMHQFMYREDGIYELNPKEMWTRWDQVK, encoded by the coding sequence ATGCAACTGGAGAAGATTGTGGCTTACCATAAAGCTTTGGCTGATCCAACCCGGCTTCGGATGCTGCTGCTGTTATCTCAGGGAGAACTTCATGGGCAAGCGCTTGCCGAGAAGCTTAACTTGTCTCAGCCAACCGTTACACATCATGCATCCAAACTAAGAGAAGCGGCGCTAATCAAGGAACGCAGAGAGAAAAATACGGTGTTTTTCTCGCTCAATCCCTATTTTATCAGGGAGCATGCGCAAGCTTCAGTTGATTTTATTTTTAGACAAGAGGAGGTTGCCGATATGAGTGATGTGAATGAGACGCTGAAGGCATCCGTGATGCGTAATTTCTTCTCGAAGGATGGACGATTGCGTCAGATCCCGGCTCAATATAAGAAAAAGCTAATTGTACTGGGTCATTTGGTAGAGCAGCTGGAATTCGGACGGAAATATACGGAGAAAGAGATCAATGCATTCATTCAAAACTATCATGAGGATTTTGCCACTATTCGTCGGGAGTTTATCATGCACCAGTTCATGTACCGGGAAGATGGGATCTATGAACTGAATCCGAAGGAGATGTGGACTCGCTGGGATCAAGTAAAGTAA
- a CDS encoding YpdA family putative bacillithiol disulfide reductase translates to MEDVIIIGGGPCGLSAAIECERLGLSAVIVEKYNIVQSIYLYPTHMQFFSTAELLEIGNVPFSTPNDKPFRYEALAYYRKVAEHFGLRVHNYEEAQEIKRKDDGTFEVHTVNRRGQAIVHEGRNVVVATGYFDHPNYLGIPGEDKDKVTHYFREAHPYTRTRVAIIGGSNSAVDAAMELVRVGAHIDMVYRGSGVSEHIKPWVRPLFESMVQKGKISLHLGSRVNEILDDSIRLLHSDGSSSELDNDFVLALTGFRPDRKLLSSVGVEMSEDMDKPVYDPQTMESSVPGIYVGGVIASGRNANEVFIESGRWHGRYIAEHIVGRHRGQTEGE, encoded by the coding sequence ATGGAAGATGTCATTATTATCGGCGGAGGCCCATGCGGTCTGTCTGCTGCCATTGAATGCGAACGGCTGGGACTGTCCGCAGTAATTGTTGAGAAGTACAATATCGTCCAATCTATTTATCTGTATCCAACCCATATGCAGTTTTTCAGTACAGCCGAATTACTTGAGATCGGGAATGTTCCGTTCAGTACACCGAACGACAAGCCTTTTCGTTACGAGGCACTCGCCTATTATCGCAAGGTAGCCGAACATTTCGGCCTGCGTGTTCATAACTATGAAGAAGCCCAAGAAATCAAACGCAAAGACGATGGCACGTTCGAGGTACATACGGTCAATCGGCGTGGGCAGGCAATCGTTCATGAAGGACGAAATGTCGTTGTGGCTACTGGTTATTTTGACCACCCTAACTATCTTGGCATTCCCGGAGAAGACAAAGATAAAGTCACTCATTATTTCCGTGAAGCTCATCCTTACACACGCACACGTGTCGCCATTATTGGAGGTAGTAATTCAGCTGTCGATGCTGCGATGGAACTGGTTCGTGTCGGCGCACATATTGACATGGTTTATCGTGGGAGCGGTGTTTCGGAACATATTAAACCATGGGTTCGTCCATTGTTCGAAAGCATGGTTCAAAAAGGAAAAATCTCACTTCACCTTGGCTCACGTGTAAATGAAATTTTGGATGATTCCATTCGGTTGCTCCATTCTGATGGATCCTCAAGTGAACTCGACAATGACTTTGTGCTGGCCTTGACCGGATTCCGTCCTGACCGCAAGCTGCTTTCTTCCGTAGGTGTGGAGATGTCTGAGGATATGGATAAACCGGTATATGACCCGCAGACAATGGAAAGCAGCGTACCAGGCATTTACGTTGGCGGAGTAATCGCATCAGGGCGCAATGCCAACGAAGTGTTTATTGAATCCGGGCGCTGGCATGGAAGATATATTGCTGAACATATCGTTGGTCGGCATCGCGGGCAGACCGAAGGGGAATGA
- a CDS encoding DUF441 domain-containing protein codes for MDMTSLLLLVFAALGIISSNTPVTVAMVFLLLLRVLNLNQTFPWLEKYGLTIGIIILTIGVMAPLASGKISLQTIGESFLHWKSLLAIGVGLLVAHLGGRGATLMSTQPTVVAGLLIGTVLGVALFKGVPVGPLIAAGILSLLLGKS; via the coding sequence ATGGATATGACTTCACTGCTGTTGCTCGTTTTTGCCGCGTTAGGTATTATCAGCAGTAATACACCCGTAACCGTAGCGATGGTATTTCTGTTGCTGCTGCGGGTGCTGAACCTAAATCAGACTTTTCCTTGGCTGGAAAAGTACGGACTTACGATCGGTATTATCATCCTGACCATTGGTGTTATGGCACCTCTCGCCAGCGGCAAGATCAGTTTGCAGACGATTGGAGAGTCTTTTCTCCACTGGAAATCGCTGCTCGCCATTGGTGTAGGATTACTTGTCGCCCATTTGGGAGGACGAGGAGCTACGCTGATGAGTACACAGCCTACCGTCGTTGCCGGGCTGCTTATTGGTACAGTGCTTGGGGTTGCCTTGTTCAAGGGTGTACCGGTCGGTCCCCTGATTGCAGCAGGAATTTTATCGTTACTGCTCGGAAAATCATGA
- a CDS encoding ADP-heptose synthase, translated as MSRQFVTEAVMVAIYGQLLAPPAPVEYIVPYTTILELYEFQTTPDPLMDNPADDQHVKSKINEMISYFEEPLNKKKIERALAVPWAKSPSILFGDQVSIAIVNAVDTAQYGEYFDPIETELLLTSQRLDIPILTDQVELIARIIESASPVQVFDIDDFDFAMDDEEPLDQV; from the coding sequence ATGTCACGTCAGTTTGTTACAGAAGCCGTGATGGTGGCAATTTACGGTCAATTACTCGCGCCGCCGGCGCCTGTTGAATATATTGTTCCTTACACCACCATCCTGGAGTTATATGAATTTCAGACCACCCCTGACCCTTTGATGGATAATCCGGCAGATGACCAGCATGTGAAATCCAAGATTAACGAAATGATTTCTTATTTTGAAGAACCGTTGAATAAGAAAAAAATAGAGCGCGCCCTGGCGGTTCCCTGGGCCAAAAGTCCGTCCATTTTGTTTGGTGATCAGGTCTCCATTGCCATTGTTAATGCAGTTGATACCGCACAATATGGTGAATATTTTGATCCCATTGAGACCGAACTGCTGCTCACTTCGCAGCGTCTGGATATCCCTATCCTTACCGACCAGGTCGAATTGATCGCTCGTATTATTGAATCGGCATCTCCTGTGCAAGTCTTCGATATTGACGATTTTGATTTTGCGATGGATGATGAAGAACCGCTTGATCAAGTCTAG
- a CDS encoding NUDIX domain-containing protein, producing MNPPARDLAQYIANRSHIVVKAAVRAENEQGELLLIQHAEHGHWRIPAGQMRPGEAIEDTAHRELWEETGWTTNHMILEGLHSGPNLRHLHASGDEEYFVIAMFRAQIVQDSLVESRVNSEAGLKFFDLKSLPRLNDLSRLLLRSSGIE from the coding sequence ATGAATCCGCCAGCCCGAGATTTGGCCCAGTATATCGCGAATCGCTCTCATATAGTTGTTAAGGCGGCGGTTCGGGCCGAGAATGAACAAGGTGAATTATTGCTGATCCAGCATGCTGAACACGGACATTGGCGTATTCCTGCGGGACAGATGCGCCCGGGAGAAGCCATTGAGGACACCGCGCACAGGGAACTGTGGGAAGAGACGGGGTGGACCACCAATCATATGATACTTGAAGGTTTGCATTCCGGTCCGAATCTGAGACATTTGCATGCCAGTGGGGATGAAGAATATTTTGTCATTGCCATGTTCAGGGCACAAATTGTTCAGGATTCTCTCGTCGAATCACGAGTAAATAGCGAAGCGGGGCTGAAGTTTTTTGATCTCAAATCATTGCCCAGGCTGAATGATCTTAGCCGCTTGCTGCTAAGATCTTCCGGAATTGAATAA
- a CDS encoding HesB/YadR/YfhF family protein, which yields MSTIHVSDRAARWYKEELNLNEGDSIRFFARYSSGGGLHPGFSLGIAVEEPRHPADQTKVSGIQFFMEDHDYWYLKGHQLHVDVVEEGQDIEYRYTEI from the coding sequence ATGAGTACCATACATGTATCTGACCGCGCTGCTCGCTGGTATAAGGAAGAACTGAATTTGAACGAAGGAGACAGCATTCGATTCTTCGCCCGTTATAGCTCCGGCGGAGGTCTTCATCCTGGCTTCTCCCTCGGAATCGCCGTGGAGGAACCGAGACATCCTGCTGATCAAACGAAGGTATCGGGTATCCAATTTTTTATGGAAGATCATGATTACTGGTATCTGAAGGGTCATCAACTTCATGTAGATGTTGTTGAAGAAGGACAGGATATCGAATATCGCTACACTGAGATTTAA
- a CDS encoding ABC transporter ATP-binding protein: MFSVLKNLAWFFRLERKRYLIGVTLLIMVGIIELLPPRLLGNAIDEIVRGSITGASLTRYILLILGSVIIIYLTTYIWMHKLFGGANLVERLLRSRFMDHLLRMTPPFFEKNRTGDLMARATNDLRSIATTAGFGMLTLTDSTAFLATVLFAMGFLVSWKLTLAAILPLPFIAIAMMIYGKAVHQRYTLAQDAFGDMNDQVLESIAGIRVVRAYVQERLDEKRFADVTEDVYRKNLAVAKMDALFEPTIRLCVGLSYVIALAYGIYLVFHNEITLGDLVSFNMYLGMMIWPMFAIGELINLMQRGSASLDRVNETLSVEPAVKDVEQPAHIPNPEEIAMQDVTFRYPSSTVDNLSHVSFSLRRGQTLGIVGRTGSGKSTLLKQLLHEYPAGSGKLSISGHPIQDIAKDDLHSWIGYVPQEQVLFSKSVRQNIQFGKPGADDNVIMEAIRTAAFDGDLGTLSDGLDTLVGEKGIALSGGQKQRVSLARAFIADPDILILDDALSAVDARTEAKIIENIRSKRSGKTTLISTHRLSAIEHADRIIVLEHGKITEEGTHQELLAMNGWYREQYERQQVESNLST, translated from the coding sequence TTGTTCTCTGTACTTAAAAATCTGGCCTGGTTTTTCCGGCTGGAACGCAAACGATACCTCATTGGTGTCACCTTGCTTATTATGGTGGGCATCATTGAACTGCTGCCACCTCGTCTTCTGGGCAACGCTATTGACGAGATTGTACGCGGTTCCATCACCGGCGCTTCACTTACACGTTACATTTTACTTATTCTAGGATCGGTCATCATTATTTATCTGACAACGTACATATGGATGCACAAACTGTTTGGCGGTGCCAATCTGGTTGAACGTTTGCTGCGGTCACGCTTTATGGACCATTTGCTGCGGATGACTCCGCCCTTTTTTGAGAAGAACAGAACTGGCGATCTGATGGCACGTGCCACCAATGATCTTCGTTCCATTGCCACCACAGCAGGCTTCGGCATGCTGACGTTAACCGACTCCACTGCTTTTCTGGCAACCGTATTATTCGCCATGGGTTTTCTGGTTAGCTGGAAACTGACCCTGGCCGCAATTCTGCCTCTGCCCTTTATCGCCATCGCCATGATGATCTATGGTAAAGCCGTCCATCAACGATACACACTGGCACAGGATGCATTCGGGGATATGAACGATCAGGTGCTTGAATCTATTGCCGGCATTCGAGTCGTGCGTGCCTATGTTCAGGAACGCCTGGACGAGAAAAGATTCGCCGATGTCACCGAAGATGTGTACCGCAAAAATCTGGCCGTTGCCAAGATGGATGCACTGTTCGAACCTACCATCCGGTTATGTGTCGGACTCAGTTATGTGATTGCACTTGCCTACGGCATTTATCTTGTTTTTCATAATGAAATTACCCTAGGGGATCTCGTATCGTTCAATATGTACCTGGGGATGATGATCTGGCCAATGTTTGCAATTGGCGAATTGATTAACCTGATGCAGCGTGGCAGTGCCTCACTCGATCGTGTTAACGAAACGCTATCTGTAGAACCTGCCGTGAAAGATGTTGAGCAGCCTGCTCATATTCCTAATCCGGAAGAGATCGCCATGCAGGATGTTACCTTCCGTTATCCTAGTTCTACTGTCGACAATCTCAGTCATGTCAGCTTTTCACTTCGACGTGGGCAGACACTGGGGATCGTGGGACGTACAGGTAGCGGCAAGTCCACCCTGCTCAAACAATTGCTTCATGAATACCCGGCTGGATCGGGTAAATTAAGCATCTCCGGTCATCCGATTCAGGATATCGCCAAAGACGACCTGCACAGCTGGATTGGATATGTTCCACAGGAACAGGTGCTGTTCTCCAAATCAGTCCGTCAGAACATTCAATTCGGTAAGCCTGGTGCTGATGATAATGTGATTATGGAAGCGATTCGCACCGCAGCCTTTGACGGAGATCTGGGCACTTTATCCGATGGTCTGGACACACTCGTTGGTGAAAAAGGAATTGCGCTGTCCGGTGGACAGAAACAGCGGGTATCGCTGGCACGTGCCTTTATCGCCGATCCGGACATTTTGATTCTGGATGATGCTTTATCTGCCGTCGATGCACGAACCGAAGCCAAAATTATCGAAAATATACGCAGCAAACGCTCGGGCAAAACAACGCTGATCTCGACTCACCGCCTGTCCGCTATTGAACACGCAGACCGAATCATTGTACTGGAGCACGGGAAAATAACGGAAGAAGGAACCCATCAGGAACTGCTTGCTATGAACGGCTGGTACCGTGAACAGTATGAACGGCAGCAGGTGGAGTCTAATTTGTCCACGTAG
- a CDS encoding ABC transporter ATP-binding protein has product MKSNTGKRLLQYALKAKGTFIAALIMLTIGVAAELAGPFIAKSMIDNHLLAIEQPFYETTASSEAAVYNGKNYKREGRFEPEETKGTEVRVLQAGRSFYFVNEPVSAPDGDRTYADGTLTVTRAGEVTGQYAAVPLSAGELFAFYKPEMPSIYQLIVYYMIFLVISVIMEFGKTYWLQSSANKVIQRLRNDVYAHIQRLPVHFFDNLPAGKVVSRVTNDTEAVKDLFVAVLSNFFSGIITITGVYVALFLLDFRLGLISLFVVPMLVLWIVLYRKIATRYNTIIRSRLSEINAIINESIQGMSIIRVFRHQKQTKQEFEDLNDDYMKHQNKMLNLNAFTSHNLVNVLRNMAFAVVLWYFGSSVLDGTSIISLGVLYAFVDVLGRLFQPITGMVNQLANLDSSMVSAGRVFELMDEKGEPVTDGSMPRYKGNVVFDDVSFAYKKDYVLNNISFKASQGQTVALVGHTGSGKSSIINLLFRFYDPQKGKITIDGQNVKDLPKQWIREHMGIVLQDPYLFTGTVASNVSLGDEQITRAQIEQALRDVGAERILAHLPQGFDEPVIEKGSTLSAGQRQLISFARALAFDPAILILDEATANIDTETEALIQNALEVLKKGRTTFIIAHRLSTIRSADQILVLHRGRIVEQGAHDELMELKGRYFQMYQLQQGAQAAPDTNENNPLGEAIRTTSSFAGGGV; this is encoded by the coding sequence TTGAAGTCTAATACAGGCAAACGGCTGCTTCAATATGCCCTAAAAGCCAAAGGCACGTTTATTGCCGCTTTAATTATGCTTACGATTGGAGTTGCCGCCGAGCTTGCCGGCCCTTTCATCGCCAAGTCCATGATCGACAATCATTTGCTTGCTATTGAGCAGCCTTTCTATGAGACTACTGCTTCTAGCGAAGCAGCGGTCTACAATGGAAAGAACTACAAACGTGAAGGCCGGTTTGAACCGGAAGAAACGAAAGGTACCGAAGTACGCGTACTGCAAGCCGGTAGAAGTTTTTATTTTGTAAATGAACCCGTTAGTGCCCCCGATGGGGATCGAACATACGCGGACGGAACACTGACGGTTACACGCGCAGGCGAAGTGACGGGTCAATATGCGGCGGTGCCTTTATCCGCTGGTGAACTCTTTGCCTTTTACAAACCGGAGATGCCAAGCATCTATCAGCTGATTGTGTATTACATGATCTTCCTTGTCATCTCAGTCATTATGGAGTTTGGTAAAACATACTGGTTACAATCATCTGCCAACAAAGTCATTCAAAGACTCCGTAACGATGTGTATGCACACATCCAGCGATTGCCCGTACATTTTTTCGACAACCTGCCCGCAGGTAAAGTGGTCTCTCGGGTCACCAACGATACCGAAGCCGTCAAGGATCTGTTCGTTGCCGTTCTGTCGAACTTTTTCTCTGGCATCATTACGATTACTGGAGTGTACGTTGCGCTCTTCCTGCTGGATTTCCGCCTCGGATTGATCTCGCTGTTCGTTGTGCCGATGCTGGTTCTGTGGATTGTGCTTTATCGTAAAATCGCAACCCGGTACAACACGATCATTCGTTCACGTCTGAGTGAAATTAATGCGATTATTAACGAGTCCATTCAGGGGATGTCCATTATCCGGGTATTCCGTCATCAGAAACAGACCAAGCAGGAATTCGAGGATCTGAATGATGATTATATGAAACACCAGAACAAAATGCTCAACCTGAACGCTTTCACCTCACACAACCTGGTTAACGTCCTGCGGAATATGGCTTTTGCCGTTGTCCTGTGGTACTTCGGCTCTAGTGTGCTGGACGGCACGAGTATCATCTCGCTTGGTGTACTGTATGCATTCGTTGACGTTCTAGGACGTTTGTTCCAGCCAATTACAGGTATGGTGAACCAACTCGCGAACCTGGACTCCTCTATGGTATCCGCCGGACGTGTATTTGAACTGATGGATGAGAAAGGTGAACCGGTAACCGATGGCTCGATGCCGAGGTACAAAGGAAATGTTGTGTTTGACGATGTATCTTTTGCCTATAAAAAAGATTATGTGCTAAACAACATCTCGTTTAAAGCCTCACAAGGTCAAACGGTCGCGCTGGTTGGCCATACCGGTTCCGGTAAAAGCTCGATCATCAACCTGCTGTTCCGGTTCTATGATCCACAGAAGGGCAAGATCACGATTGACGGTCAGAACGTGAAGGATCTGCCTAAACAGTGGATTCGCGAACATATGGGCATTGTACTGCAAGACCCGTACCTGTTCACCGGTACCGTGGCTTCCAATGTCAGTCTCGGAGATGAACAGATTACTCGTGCACAGATTGAGCAGGCGCTGCGCGATGTAGGTGCTGAGCGAATTCTCGCCCATCTACCGCAAGGATTCGACGAGCCGGTTATCGAAAAAGGAAGCACATTATCTGCCGGACAACGGCAATTGATCTCCTTTGCTCGTGCACTGGCATTCGATCCAGCCATCCTGATTCTCGATGAAGCTACGGCGAATATTGATACCGAAACAGAAGCATTAATTCAAAATGCGCTCGAAGTCCTCAAAAAAGGACGGACCACTTTCATCATCGCCCACCGTCTGTCCACCATTCGTTCAGCAGACCAGATTCTAGTCCTGCATCGCGGACGGATCGTTGAACAAGGTGCACATGATGAATTGATGGAACTGAAAGGTCGCTATTTTCAGATGTATCAGCTACAGCAAGGTGCCCAAGCAGCACCGGATACGAATGAAAACAACCCACTGGGCGAGGCCATTCGAACCACTTCCTCCTTTGCTGGAGGCGGCGTGTAA
- a CDS encoding TetR/AcrR family transcriptional regulator, whose amino-acid sequence MARNKHPEQTVQQILNVAAQLFTDKGFEKTSIQDIIVALGMSKGAVYHHFRSKEEILDAVIEQQFNYSAQMLDHLITNTSTTPAREKLVQILEHVVSDPQAHSLDHVLRTQIKNPVFIVRGIQQAVRIDAPVIAAILREGITDGSIHSEDPEACAEVFMMLVNIWINPTLFGRNSSETKQRLYFLQRLMNMLGADIVSESLIERILDQHAAMGAYPILNEDDDRNEG is encoded by the coding sequence ATGGCCAGAAACAAGCACCCTGAACAGACGGTACAGCAGATTCTGAACGTCGCTGCGCAGTTATTCACAGATAAAGGATTTGAAAAGACGAGTATTCAGGACATCATTGTTGCCCTAGGCATGTCCAAGGGAGCCGTGTATCATCACTTTAGATCCAAAGAGGAAATACTGGACGCGGTCATCGAACAACAGTTTAACTATTCCGCTCAGATGCTGGATCATTTAATTACAAATACATCGACCACACCAGCACGAGAGAAGTTAGTTCAGATTTTGGAGCATGTCGTCTCTGATCCACAGGCCCATTCACTGGATCACGTACTTCGAACCCAAATCAAAAATCCAGTGTTCATTGTACGAGGGATTCAACAGGCTGTGCGGATTGATGCACCGGTGATTGCAGCGATTTTGCGTGAAGGCATTACAGATGGATCTATCCATTCCGAGGATCCCGAAGCTTGTGCAGAAGTATTCATGATGCTGGTCAATATATGGATTAATCCAACACTGTTCGGCCGCAATTCGAGCGAAACAAAGCAACGTCTTTATTTTTTACAGCGGTTGATGAACATGCTTGGTGCCGATATTGTAAGTGAATCACTAATTGAACGTATTCTAGATCAACATGCTGCCATGGGTGCTTATCCTATTCTGAATGAAGACGATGACAGAAATGAGGGGTAA